A stretch of Camelina sativa cultivar DH55 chromosome 18, Cs, whole genome shotgun sequence DNA encodes these proteins:
- the LOC104760555 gene encoding cytochrome P450 89A2-like: MEIWLLILASLLVSLFLHLILRSRSTSSSLPLPPDPNILPFLGTLQWLREGLGGLESYLRSVHNRLGPIVTLRITSHPAIFVADRTLAHEALVLNGSVYADRPQPDTISKIINKHNISSGSYGATWRLLRRNITSEILHPSRVRCYSHARHWVLGILFDSFRKHRGDQEPIALVDHLQYAMFALLVLMCFGDKLDEKQIKQVEFIQRLQLLSLSRFNIFNIWPKFTKLILRKRWQEFLKIRKQQRDVLLPLIHARRKIVEERNKKRSEEEEEEEDNKDYVQSYVDTLFDLELPDEKKKLDEEDLVSLCSEFLTGGTDTTATALQWIMANLVKYPDIQERLHEEIKSVVGEEAKEVEEEDVEKMPYLKAVVLEGLRRHPPGHFLLPHRVTEDTVLGGYKVPKKGTVNFMVADIGRDPKVWEEPMVFKPERFMGEEEVVDITGSRGIKMIPFGAGRRICPGIGLAMLHLEYYIANMVREFQWKEVEGHEVDLTERLEFTVVMKHPLKVLAVPRRSH, translated from the coding sequence ATGGAGATATGGTTACTGATCTTGGCCTCTCTCTTggtgtctctctttctccatctcATCCTTCGCAGCCGTAGtacctcttcctctcttccgTTACCTCCTGACCCTAACATCTTACCTTTCCTCGGAACACTCCAGTGGCTTCGGGAAGGCTTAGGTGGCTTAGAATCCTATCTCCGCTCCGTCCACAACCGTCTAGGCCCCATCGTCACACTTCGCATCACTTCACACCCCGCCATATTCGTTGCCGACCGTACCCTCGCTCACGAGGCTCTAGTTCTGAACGGTTCAGTCTATGCAGACCGTCCACAACCGGATACAATCAGCAAGatcatcaacaaacacaacatCAGCTCCGGGTCATACGGAGCCACGTGGCGGCTTCTTCGACGAAACATCACCTCAGAGATTCTTCATCCTTCGCGCGTGAGATGTTATTCTCACGCACGGCACTGGGTTCTTGGGATCCTCTTTGATAGTTTTCGTAAACACAGAGGTGATCAAGAACCGATCGCACTCGTCGACCATCTCCAGTATGCCATGTTTGCTCTTCTTGTTCTCATGTGTTTCGGAGATAAACTCGACgagaagcaaatcaaacaagtGGAGTTCATTCAGAGACTACAGCTCCTTAGCTTGTCGAGATTCAACATCTTCAACATATGGCCTAAATTCACCAAACTGATTTTGCGAAAGAGGTGGCAAGAATTTCTCAAGATTCGGAAACAACAGAGAGATGTTCTGCTTCCGTTGATACATGCACGGAGGAAGATCGTTGAAGAGAGGAATAAGAAGAggtcggaggaagaagaagaagaagaagacaacaaagaCTATGTACAATCATATGTTGATACTCTATTTGATTTGGAGCTTcctgatgagaagaagaagctggacGAGGAAGACTTGGTGAGTTTGTGCTCAGAGTTTCTCACCGGCGGGACTGACACAACGGCCACAGCACTACAATGGATCATGGCGAACCTCGTGAAGTATCCAGATATCCAGGAGAGGTTACACGAGGAGATCAAAAGCGTAGTCGGggaagaagcaaaagaggtggaggaagaagacgtGGAGAAGATGCCGTATCTAAAGGCAGTTGTGTTGGAGGGTCTTCGAAGGCATCCTCCGGGACACTTCCTACTCCCGCACCGTGTCACGGAGGACACTGTATTGGGTGGGTACAAGGTACCGAAGAAGGGGACAGTCAACTTCATGGTGGCGGACATAGGACGAGATCCCAAGGTGTGGGAGGAACCGATGGTGTTTAAGCCGGAGAGATtcatgggagaagaagaagtggtggATATAACCGGAAGTAGAGGAATCAAGATGATACCGTTCGGAGCAGGAAGGAGGATATGTCCGGGGATAGGGCTGGCAATGTTGCATCTCGAGTACTACATCGCCAACATGGTCAGAGAGTTCCAATGGAAAGAGGTAGAAGGTCATGAAGTTGACTTGACGGAGAGGCTCGAGTTCACCGTCGTCATGAAGCATCCCCTTAAGGTTCTTGCTGTTCCTAGGAGAAGTCACTAG
- the LOC104760556 gene encoding alcohol dehydrogenase class-3: MATQGQIITCKAAVAYEPNKPLVIEDVQVAPPQAGEVRIKILYTALCHTDAYTWSGKDPEGLFPCILGHEAAGVVESVGEGVTEVQPGDHVIPCYQAECRECKFCKSGKTNLCGKVRSATGVGIMMNDRKSRFSVNGKPIYHFMGTSTFSQYTVVHDVSVAKIDPQAPLDKVCLLGCGVPTGLGAVWNTAKVEPGSNVAIFGLGTVGLAVAEGAKTAGASRIIGIDIDSKKYETAKKFGVNEFVNPKEHDKPIQEVIVDLTDGGVDYSFECIGNVSVMRAALECCHKGWGTSVIVGVAASGQEISTRPFQLVTGRVWKGTAFGGFKSRTQVPWLVEKYMRKEIKVDEYITHNLSLGEINKAFDLLHEGTCLRCVLDTTE; this comes from the exons ATGGCGACTCAAGGTCAGATTATCACATGCAAAG CTGCTGTGGCTTACGAGCCAAACAAGCCTCTGGTTATCGAAGATGTTCAGGTGGCTCCACCTCAAGCCGGTGAGGTTCGGATCAAGATCCTCTACACTGCTCTTTGTCACACCGACGCTTACACTTGGAGCGGCAAG GATCCTGAAGGTCTCTTTCCGTGTATCCTCGGTCATGAGGCTGCTGG AGTTGTTGAGAGTGTTGGTGAAGGAGTAACAGAGGTTCAACCTGGTGATCATGTCATCCCTTGTTATCAAGCTGAGTGTCGTGAATGCAAGTTCTGCAAATCTGGCAAGACTAACCTTTGTGGCAAGGTTCGATCTGCTACTGGTGTTGGGATTATGATGAATGACCGCAAGTCCCGGTTCTCGGTTAATGGGAAACCCATCTATCACTTCATGGGTACCTCGACGTTTAGTCAGTATACTGTTGTTCATGATGTTAGTGTCGCCAAAATTGATCCTCAGGCTCCTTTGGATAAAGTTTGTCTTCTTGGATGTGGTGTTCCCACTG GTCTTGGAGCAGTTTGGAATACTGCAAAAGTAGAACCAGGGTCAAATGTCGCCATTTTTGGTCTTGGCACTGTTGGACTTGCT GTTGCCGAGGGTGCAAAAACAGCTGGTGCTTCAAGGATCATTGGAATTGATATTGATAGCAAGAAGTATGAAACTG CAAAGAAGTTTGGTGTTAACGAATTTGTGAACCCAAAGGAGCACGACAAGCCAATtcaggaagtgattgtcgaTCTCACTGATGGAGGTGTTGACTACAGCTTTGAGTGCATCGGGAATGTCTCTGTGATGAGAGCTGCATTGGAGTGCTGTCACAAG GGATGGGGAACTTCGGTGATAGTGGGTGTAGCAGCATCAGGACAAGAGATATCAACTCGACCATTCCAACTCGTGACAGGTCGTGTGTGGAAAGGAACAGCTTTTGGTGGTTTCAAGAGTCGAACCCAAGTGCCTTGGCTCGTAGAAAAGTATATGAGAAAG GAGATTAAAGTGGATGAGTACATAACACACAACCTGAGCTTGGGAGAGATCAACAAGGCTTTTGATCTGTTGCACGAAGGTACTTGCCTTCGATGTGTCCTCGACACAACCGAATGA
- the LOC104760554 gene encoding uncharacterized protein LOC104760554, with translation MFGCKCLNWNNLRELQPPLKKPETFSLPCSIPHWPSGTGFGSRRINLGDIEVAEITSFEIVWRYCSLRDSKKSVSFYKPDNLPEGFHCLGHYCQSDSHLVRGFLLVAREVKSSESTQPALVQPLDYTLVWSSNDLSEERQHESCGYFWLPQPPKGYKPIGFLVTTSPVKPELDQVRCVRADLTDKCEAHKVLITAFSDSLSMPLFIWKTRPSDRGVCGKGVSTGTFFCTTHSPEEDHLRTIACLKNHDSSLHAMPNIEQIHALVQHYGPRVYFHPNEIYLPSSVSWFFKNGAVLCSSDINNEPIDETGSNLPHGGTNDKQFWIDLPINDQQRREKLKRGDLESAKLYVHVKPAFGGTFTDLVFWIFCPFNGPATLKLGLMNLSLAKTGQHVCDWEHFTLRISNFSGELYSVYFSQHSGGEWIEPQDLEFVGGSNRAVVYSSKHGHASFATSGMYLQGSDMLGIGIRNDTAASDLFVDSSLRYEIVAAEYLGGVVVEPPWLGYMREWGPKIVYDSRTEIERLNERLPLRLRTWLDAVLRKLPVELSGEEGPTGPKEKNNWYGDERW, from the exons atgtTTGGATGCAAATGTCTTAATTGGAACAATCTCAGAGAATTACAACCGCCATTGAAGAAGCCTGAGACCTTCTCCCTCCCTTGTTCTATTCCCCACTGGCCTTCAg GTACAGGCTTCGGTTCAAGAAGAATCAATCTTGGCGATATAGAAGTCGCCGAGATCACAAGCTTTGAAATCGTATGGCGGTACTGCTCTCTTCGTGACAGCAAGAAGAGTGTTTCCTTTTACAAACCGGACAACTTACCCGAAGGTTTCCACTGTTTAGGTCATTACTGTCAGTCTGACTCTCATCTCGTAAGAGGCTTTCTCCTTGTAGCAAGAGAAGTAAAGTCCTCGGAGTCGACACAGCCTGCACTTGTGCAACCACTTGATTATACATTGGTCTGGAGCTCAAATGACTTATCGGAAGAACGTCAACACGAATCTTGCGGTTACTTCTGGTTACCGCAGCCTCCTAAAGGGTACAAACCGATCGGCTTTTTGGTTACAACGAGTCCTGTAAAACCTGAATTGGATCAAGTTAGATGTGTTCGAGCTGATCTAACCGATAAATGCGAAGCACATAAAGTCCTCATCACTGCTTTCTCGGATTCTTTAAGCATGCCTTTGTTTATATGGAAAACAAGACCTTCAGACCGTGGGGTGTGTGGTAAAGGAGTCTCAACAGGAACCTTCTTCTGCACAACTCATTCCCCTGAAGAAGATCATCTCCGTACCATCGCGTGCTTGAAAAACCACGATTCGAGTTTACACGCAATGCCAAACATCGAACAAATCCACGCGTTGGTCCAACACTACGGTCCCAGAGTTTACTTCCATCCTAACGAAATCTATCTACCTTCTTCCGTCTCATGGTTCTTCAAGAACGGTGCTGTATTGTGCAGCTCTGATATTAACAATGAACCTATTGACGAAACAGGATCGAATCTACCTCATGGTGGAACCAACGATAAGCAGTTTTGGATCGATTTACCAATAAACGACCAACAACGACGCGAAAAACTCAAACGTGGCGACCTAGAGAGCGCGAAGCTTTACGTACACGTTAAGCCAGCATTTGGAGGAACGTTCACGGATCTTGTGTTTTGGATCTTTTGTCCATTCAACGGACCAGCGACTCTTAAACTAGGGCTCATGAATCTCTCGTTGGCTAAAACAGGTCAACACGTTTGTGATTGGGAACATTTCACACTCAGAATCAGTAACTTCTCTGGCGAGCTTTACTCTGTTTACTTCTCTCAACACAGTGGCGGCGAATGGATCGAACCTCAAGATCTTGAGTTCGTAGGAGGAAGTAACAGAGCTGTGGTTTACTCTTCAAAGCATGGTCATGCGAGCTTCGCTACGTCAGGGATGTATCTACAAGGATCTGATATGCTTGGGATTGGTATAAGGAATGATACAGCGGCAAgtgatttgtttgttgattcGAGTTTGAGGTATGAGATTGTGGCGGCGGAGTATCTCGGAGGAGTTGTGGTTGAGCCGCCGTGGTTAGGTTATATGAGAGAGTGGGGACCGAAGATTGTGTATGATTCGAGAActgagattgagagattgaATGAACGATTGCCTTTGAGGTTAAGGACTTGGCTTGATGCTGTGTTGAGGAAGCTTCCGGTTGAATTATCCGGCGAGGAAGGACCGACGGGACCTAAGGAGAAGAATAATTGGTACGGCGACGAGAGGTGGTGA